The DNA segment CCGCTGTTGTGATTGCGAAAAGCAAGAAATCGCAGGGGAATGATTAAAAGAAAACACTAACACCGGAATGGTGATCCACAGCGTGCTAATAAAACTGGTGGCGTCAGGCATTTGGTGAAGCATTGCCGTATTCCATTGCGGAATTAAATAAATGGAAAGCGAAAATAAAATAAAAACAAGGGGATAGACCAAAAACTCAGTCATTTTGAGCATTATTTTTTCGCTCATCAGCATCACCGAAATCAGGCTTGCAATCAAAATGAAAGAAAGCAAAATGCGGTTTGGGGCGCTTAGTCCTAACTGGTTGATAATAAAGGATTCCACCGTATTGGTGATGCCATTACCATAAATTAACAAAATAGGAAAAATCGCAAAAAAGTAGAGCAGCGTGATAATTTTCCCTGCGCCTTGCCCAAAATGTTCTTCCACTACTTCTGTAATATCGCTGCCGGGTTTAGAAGATGACAGCACAAAGCGAGATAATGCACGGTGTGAGAAATAAGTCATCGGCCCAACCAACAGCATAATGGCGATTAACGGCCAAAATCCGCCCATTCCAGCATTTATGGGTAAAAACAGCACGCCAGCTCCCACGGCTGTGCCGAATAAATTTAACGTCCAAAGTAAATCGAATTTGTTTGTTATTGTTGTTTTAAACATTATTGTTGCGCTCCTTTCATCAGCATTTGGCAGGAAATTAATCGTTGCAGATGATATAGCGCATAAAAATTTTATGTGGAACAAAATATCAAAATTGTGAAGGCAATCGTTTGGCTAAAAAATAATTGCTTAGAAAATAGATAGTTAGTTACGATTTATTAACATTTTTTTGTGAGATTAATGCGGATAGGCTTTCATTTTATGTTTAAATTCTTTCTTTTATCACTACGTAAAAAGTGCGGTGAAAATTTTTCTAATTTTTACAGTGAGTTAGGATAAATAGAAAGGTTTCGTTTTATGTGATAAATGAGAAATAAAAATAAAAAAAGCGCCGCACTTTTTGTGCAACGCTTTAAATTCAGAATAATCGTTTTTAATCCATAAAACTTTGTGCTTTTTCCACCATTTCTTTTGAGCCAACAAAGAGCGGTGAGCGTTGGTGTAATTCCGTTGGCTGAATATCTAAAATGCGTTGATAGCCATCGGTGGCAAGGCCGGCTGCTTGTTCGGCTAAAAATGCCATTGGGTTGCCTTCATAAAGTAGGCGAAGTTTGCCATTTGGATAGTTTGTGGCGCTTGGATAAATATAAATCCCGCCTTTCAATAAATTGCGGTGGAAGTCAGACACCAAAGAGCCAATATAGCGTGATGTATAAGGGCGTTGAGTGGCTTTGTCTTCTTCTTGGCAGTATTTGATGTATTTTTTCACTCCTAATGGGAATTTGAGATATTGTCCTTCGTTAATGGAATAAATTTTGCCGCTTGCTGGCATTTGGATATTTTCGTGTGAAAGGCAGAATACGCCCAAGGACGGATCGTAAGTAAAGCCGTTTACCCCATTTCCTGTGGTATAAACTAACATTGTTGAGGAACCATAAACAATGTAACCTGCAGCCACTTGGCGATGCCCTGGTTGTAAAAAATCTTCTAAGGTTACTGGCGTGCCAATAGGGGAAACACGGCGGTAAATAGAAAAAATCGTGCCAACGGCAACATTCACATCAATATTTGATGAGCCATCTAAGGGATCGGTTAAAATCACATATTTTGCATTGCGTCCGCGTTCGGTATCAAAAGCAACAAAATTTTCTTCTTCTTCGGAAGCAAATCCTGCCACTTCTTCGCGTGCAATGAGGGCTTGTTTCATTGTGTTGTGGGCAAATAAATCTAATTTCATTTGCACTTCTCCTTGCACATTCTCCACGCCAGAGTTGCCAATAATGTTATTGGTTAGCCCTGCTTTGTTAATATCACGGTGGATCACTTTCGCCACTAAGCGAATAGAAGAAAGAATGCCCGAAAGTTCGCCTTTTGCATTGGGATATTCCGCTTGCTTTTCAACAATAAATTGCCCTAACGTTTTCATAATTTATCCTTATTTTGAATGAATACATTGTACAGTTTGAAAGAGTTGATTTATTATAGCTAGCCTTTGAACAAGAGAAATAATCTCCTACTGAGTTTGTGATCTCAGGCACATTTTATTTTCGTTTTTTGTATAAGAGATAAAAAAATGACACAAAAACATATTCATATTCTTGGAATTTGCGGCACGTTTATGGGTGGTGTGGCGATTATTGCCAAACAGATGGGATATAAAGTAACGGGATCGGATGTTAATGTATATCCGCCAATGAGTACTTTTTTACAGGAAAATCAAATTGAAATTATCCCTAATTATGATCCAGCCCAGCTTGAGCCTGCTCCGGATTTAGTGTTAATTGGCAATGCAATGAAGCGTGGCAATCCTTGCGTGGAATATGTGCTTGAGAATAGGTTACCTTATACATCAGGACCGCAGTGGTTGCACGATAACTTATTGCGTGATCGCTGGGTGTTGGCGGTTTCTGGTACGCACGGGAAAACCACCACAACAGGTATGCTCAGCTGGATTTTAGAGAAAAATGGACTAAACCCCGGTTTTCTAATCGGTGGCATTGCGGGCAATTTTGGTACATCAGCCCGTTTAGGTGAAAGCCCATTTTTTGTGATTGAAGCCGATGAATATGACACTGCATTTTTTGATAAACGCTCAAAATTCATTCACTACAATCCAAAAACTCTAATTATTAATAATATTGGTTTTGATCACGCGGATATTTTCGATGATTTAAAAGCAATCCAGCGCCAATTTCATCATATGATCCGCACCATTCCTTCAAGTGGACGCATTTTATCTTTCGCCAATGAACAAAGTGTAAAAGAAACCTTAGAAATGGGCTGTTGGTCGGAACAGCAATTTTTGGGAGAAGGGCAGGAATGGTATGCCGAACGCATCACCAATGATTGCACCGAGTTTTCTGTGTATCATTTTGGCGAAAAAGTGGCAGAAGTGAAATGGAATATTGTTGGACAACATAATATGCACAACGCATTAATGGCAATTGCGGCGGCGTATCACGCGGGCGTGTCGATTGAAAATGCCTGTGCTGCGTTAGGCAGTTTCATTAATGCAAAACGCCGTTTAGAGCTAAAAGGCGAAGTGAATGGCATTAGCGTGTATGATGATTTTGCCCATCACCCTGCAGAAATTCTCGCAACTTTAACCGCACTTCGTGATAAAGTGGGCGGCGGTGTGCGAATTCTTGCGGTGTTAGAACCTCGTTCCAACACAATGAAAATGGGCGTTCATAAAGATGAGCTAGCGCCTGCACTGGTGCGTGCTGATCATATCTTTTTATTACAGCCAGACAACATTCCGTGGGATGTGGTGGACATCGCAAACCAATGCGTTCAACCTGCTAGCTGGACAGCAAATTTAGATAAATTAGTGGATATGATTGTGGCAGAAGCCAAACCGAGCGACCACATTTTGGTGATGTCAAATGGCAGTTTCGGTGGTATTCATCAAAAATTACTTGATAAATTAGCCAATTAAAAAATAAATGAGATTTATTGAAAATAAAAGGTGCTATTTTAGCTATATGCTGTTACTATGGCTTTGCTTTTTAAGCAGTAGAGATAACAATCAATAATCTGTGGCTATATTTAAAGTTTTTTATTTTATCATCATAATATTATTGCGTTATCTAAGATTAGATTTAACTTAGGATTTACAATGTCTAAAAATAATGGAACCGTTAAATGGTTCAACGAAACAAAAGGGTTTGGTTTTTTACAATCAGAAGGTGGAGAAGAAGTGTTTGTACATTTCTCAGCAATTCAATCTAAAGGATTCCGCACCTTAAAAGAAGGTCAAGCCGTGGAGTTTGATATTATTGATGATAAAAGAGGAAAAAAAGCAGAAAACGTAATGGTTTTAGCTTAATTCCCCAATAAAATAAACCATCACTAAAACGTGATGGTTTTTTCTTTTCTAGTAAATTATTTTTTCCAAATGATGTGATATTCCCGCTCCTCTTCTCGGTGTGAAATGAGAAATTTGGCAAAAATATCGGTCATTTCATCATTATCATCAACAAGCCCAATCCAAACTTCCGCATATTCTTCAGGATCAATTAATACACCAATTTCCTGATCCCAATCATCAGCGGTTTCCACAAACTCCACCGCACCACGTTGTTCAAATTCTAAGTTGAATAATAAAATATCCGCTGGATCAAGATTTTCAGCAGCCATTTCAAGAAAAATATCATAGGCAATATCAATCGCCGCATCAGGATCTAATTTTTTAATAGATTCAATCATTTTTTATGTCCAAGAGTGTGCAAAGTAGGCATAATAACATATACATCTATCTGATAAAACGGAACAATCCAAAATATGATGATTAATTATATTAGCCAAGTGAAAGGCGGAAAAATTGATGGAAAAAGTCATCATCGTTGGAAAATTGTGGGATTAGACTAAATGAAAAAGGGGATAATACGTTATCCCCTTTAATAATTTTAAGCTAAAATTTTATCTAATTCTGCGCTTACTTCTTCTACTTTCTGTGTGCCATCTAAGCGGAAATATTTCGTATTGCCTGCTTTGGCCTCAGCCTGATAGTAATCTACCAATG comes from the Avibacterium avium genome and includes:
- a CDS encoding serine/threonine transporter, which codes for MFKTTITNKFDLLWTLNLFGTAVGAGVLFLPINAGMGGFWPLIAIMLLVGPMTYFSHRALSRFVLSSSKPGSDITEVVEEHFGQGAGKIITLLYFFAIFPILLIYGNGITNTVESFIINQLGLSAPNRILLSFILIASLISVMLMSEKIMLKMTEFLVYPLVFILFSLSIYLIPQWNTAMLHQMPDATSFISTLWITIPVLVFSFNHSPAISCFSQSQQREYKLPELTECHASQTLKNTSTLLLFFVMFFVFSCVLTLTPEDLVQAKAQNISILSFLANKFDNPYISYFGPLVAFLAITSSFFGHYLGAREGIQGLYLKFSGKQDITNRKKLNFFTALFFLLTLWAVAIINPSILGLIESIGGPIIAAILFLMPMYAIRKVPAMARYQGYASNVFVTVMGMIAISAVVYGLFY
- the fbp gene encoding class 1 fructose-bisphosphatase; amino-acid sequence: MKTLGQFIVEKQAEYPNAKGELSGILSSIRLVAKVIHRDINKAGLTNNIIGNSGVENVQGEVQMKLDLFAHNTMKQALIAREEVAGFASEEEENFVAFDTERGRNAKYVILTDPLDGSSNIDVNVAVGTIFSIYRRVSPIGTPVTLEDFLQPGHRQVAAGYIVYGSSTMLVYTTGNGVNGFTYDPSLGVFCLSHENIQMPASGKIYSINEGQYLKFPLGVKKYIKYCQEEDKATQRPYTSRYIGSLVSDFHRNLLKGGIYIYPSATNYPNGKLRLLYEGNPMAFLAEQAAGLATDGYQRILDIQPTELHQRSPLFVGSKEMVEKAQSFMD
- the mpl gene encoding UDP-N-acetylmuramate:L-alanyl-gamma-D-glutamyl-meso-diaminopimelate ligase — translated: MTQKHIHILGICGTFMGGVAIIAKQMGYKVTGSDVNVYPPMSTFLQENQIEIIPNYDPAQLEPAPDLVLIGNAMKRGNPCVEYVLENRLPYTSGPQWLHDNLLRDRWVLAVSGTHGKTTTTGMLSWILEKNGLNPGFLIGGIAGNFGTSARLGESPFFVIEADEYDTAFFDKRSKFIHYNPKTLIINNIGFDHADIFDDLKAIQRQFHHMIRTIPSSGRILSFANEQSVKETLEMGCWSEQQFLGEGQEWYAERITNDCTEFSVYHFGEKVAEVKWNIVGQHNMHNALMAIAAAYHAGVSIENACAALGSFINAKRRLELKGEVNGISVYDDFAHHPAEILATLTALRDKVGGGVRILAVLEPRSNTMKMGVHKDELAPALVRADHIFLLQPDNIPWDVVDIANQCVQPASWTANLDKLVDMIVAEAKPSDHILVMSNGSFGGIHQKLLDKLAN
- a CDS encoding cold-shock protein — translated: MSKNNGTVKWFNETKGFGFLQSEGGEEVFVHFSAIQSKGFRTLKEGQAVEFDIIDDKRGKKAENVMVLA
- a CDS encoding HI1450 family dsDNA-mimic protein produces the protein MIESIKKLDPDAAIDIAYDIFLEMAAENLDPADILLFNLEFEQRGAVEFVETADDWDQEIGVLIDPEEYAEVWIGLVDDNDEMTDIFAKFLISHREEEREYHIIWKK